In one window of Thermus aquaticus DNA:
- a CDS encoding fumarylacetoacetate hydrolase family protein, with amino-acid sequence MKVLRFNEGRWGVLEGELVLETDGPGGNPTGRRYDLASVRLLVPATPSKIVCVGRNYKEHIREMGHSFGEDLPKEPGLFLKAPNALAHPGNPKDPWNTGDAVPYPHFTQELHYEGELAVVVGDRMRNVPPERALDHVLGYTIAVDITARDAQKQDLQWVRAKSADKFLPLGPWVETDLDPSNTWVRTYVNDELRQEGHTSAMIFSVAEILAYISSFMTLEPLDVVLTGTPSGVGALNPGDRIEVAVEGIGTLHTRIGPKEARPW; translated from the coding sequence ATGAAGGTCCTGCGTTTCAACGAGGGCCGATGGGGCGTTTTGGAAGGCGAGCTGGTTTTGGAGACGGACGGGCCCGGAGGGAACCCCACGGGGCGGAGGTACGACCTGGCCTCGGTGCGCCTTCTGGTGCCCGCCACCCCTAGCAAGATCGTCTGCGTGGGGCGAAACTACAAGGAGCACATCCGGGAGATGGGCCACAGCTTCGGGGAGGACCTGCCCAAGGAGCCCGGCCTCTTCCTGAAGGCCCCCAACGCCCTGGCCCACCCGGGGAACCCCAAGGACCCCTGGAACACCGGGGACGCCGTGCCCTACCCCCACTTCACCCAGGAGCTCCACTACGAGGGGGAGCTGGCGGTGGTGGTGGGAGACCGGATGCGGAACGTCCCGCCTGAGCGGGCCCTGGACCACGTCCTGGGGTACACCATCGCCGTGGACATCACCGCCCGCGATGCCCAGAAGCAGGACCTGCAGTGGGTCCGGGCCAAGAGCGCCGACAAGTTCCTGCCCCTCGGGCCCTGGGTGGAGACCGACCTGGACCCCTCCAACACCTGGGTCCGCACCTACGTCAACGACGAGCTCCGCCAGGAGGGGCACACCTCGGCCATGATCTTCAGCGTGGCGGAGATCCTGGCTTACATCTCCAGCTTCATGACCCTCGAGCCCCTGGACGTGGTCCTCACCGGCACGCCCTCCGGGGTTGGGGCCTTAAACCCCGGCGACCGCATTGAGGTGGCCGTGGAGGGCATCGGTACCCTGCACACCCGCATCGGGCCCAAGGAGGCGAGGCCGTGGTGA